From a region of the Entelurus aequoreus isolate RoL-2023_Sb linkage group LG27, RoL_Eaeq_v1.1, whole genome shotgun sequence genome:
- the LOC133644097 gene encoding carbohydrate sulfotransferase 14-like, which translates to MRCGDNVIRNEKTHGDRAAPSSRSTRHEWVSPMPPDEDEEDDEADDARARRGRRNTHSCTRLKEGGRVINFQQGVTFWHSMETRPFRGGGERADFIQQTERRDRAALDVESQILQEIRNRTIRTMCSQNMSNDLWSLAPLQRKTLLQHVLVNDKYGFLYCYVPKVACSNWKRVLKVLNGALESVDVKGKMDHLHDLVFLASMKPEEIRYRLKHYFKFMFVRDPMERLLSAYRNKFGEMESYQKKYGVEIIKRYRKGRPLDNSLITGDDVTFAEFLQYLLDEDVEHMNEHWMPMYNLCQPCALTYDFIGSYEHLEMDAEFVLQQIRAPAHVRFPERQSWYKPVTPETIQYYLCSLPQKLLRELLPKYILDFSLFTYALPNINTQYCRH; encoded by the exons ATGAGATGCGGTGACAACGTCATCAGAAATGAGAAGACTCACGGTGATCGGGCGGCTCCTTCCTCCCGGTCCACGCGACACGAGTGGGTCTCTCCGATGCCTCCCGATGAAGATGAGGAGGACGACGAGGCGGATGATGCGCGTGCCAGACGGGGGAGAAGAAACACGCACAGCTGCACGCGCCTGAAGGAGGGAGGGAGG GTCATCAACTTTCAGCAGGGGGTTACATTTTGGCACAGCATGGAGACACGTCCATTTCGGGGTGGCGGCGAGAGGGCGGATTTCATCCAGCAGACAGAGCGACGTGACCGGGCTGCTCTGGACGTGGAGTCCCAG ATCCTCCAGGAGATCAGGAACCGCACCATCAGGACCATGTGCAGCCAGAACATGTCCAACGATTTATGGTCCCTGGCGCCCCTGCAGAGGAAGACCTTGCTGCAGCACGTGCTGGTGAACGACAAGTACGGCTTCCTCTACTGCTACGTCCCCAAGGTGGCCTGCTCCAACTGGAAAAGGGTCCTTAAGGTCCTAAACGGGGCGCTGGAGAGCGTGGACGTCAAAGGGAAGATGGACCACCTACATGACCTCGTCTTTTTGGCCTCCATGAAACCAGAGGAGATTCGTTACCGCCTCAAGCACTACTTCAAGTTCATGTTTGTGCGAGATCCCATGGAGCGCCTGCTGTCCGCATACAGGAACAAGTTCGGAGAGATGGAGTCCTACCAAAAAAAATATGGCGTCGAGATCATCAAGCGTTACAGGAAGGGCCGCCCGCTTGATAACTCGCTGATAACCGGAGATGACGTCACGTTTGCAGAGTTTCTCCAGTACCTGCTGGATGAGGATGTGGAGCACATGAACGAGCACTGGATGCCAATGTACAACCTATGCCAGCCTTGCGCGCTCACCTACGACTTCATCGGCTCGTACGAACACCTAGAAATGGATGCCGAGTTTGTGCTCCAGCAAATCAGGGCTCCAGCGCACGTGCGCTTTCCAGAGAGACAGTCGTGGTACAAGCCCGTCACCCCAGAGACGATACAGTATTACCTGTGCAGCCTTCCACAGAAGCTGCTGAGGGAACTCCTGCCAAAGTACATCCTAGACTTCTCCCTCTTCACGTATGCCCTCCCAAACATAAACACTCAGTATTGCCGGCATTAa